The Cylindrospermum stagnale PCC 7417 genome segment TAGATTTGCCCTTGCAACATTCTCATCCAGAGATTCTCCGCGCCATGAACCGTCCCTGGCAAGGACGCGTGAATGACGGGATCATAGATCGCATTAAGAGTGCGCTACCATCAGCTGTGCTGCGAACAACATTTATCGTTGGGTTCCCTGGAGAGACACAAGAGCATTTTGAACATCTACTGGAGTTTATCCAGCGACATGAATTTGATCATGTTGGTGTCTTTACCTTTTCGCCGGAGGAGGGAACCCCCGCTTTCAATCTACCCAATCAGTTGCCACAAGAAGTAATGGCAGAGCGCCACCACAGAGTGATGGAACTCCAGCAACCAATATCGCAAAAGCAAAATCAACGGGAAGTAGGCAAAATTGTTGATGTCCTGATTGAGCAAGAAAATCCTGAAAGTGGTGAGTTAATAGGCCGTTCAGGTAGATTTTCCCCAGAAGTCGATGGTCAAGTCTATGTTAAAGGCGTTGGCGCAGCTTCTCATAGAGAAGCGAAGTTAGGAACCATCGTGCCAGTAGCGATTCAAAGTGCCGATGCCTACGACCTCTATGGTCAAGTTGTCAATAGTCATTAGTCATTGGTCATTAGTCATTGGTCATATTTTTATGCCCTATGCCTTTTGCCCCATGTCCTGATTTACAAATAAGTATCGGCTGACAATTCCAAAAGTAAAAGTAAAATCTAGGAGAGTTGATGAATCTTTCGTTTCAAGAATTAGGTATTTCCCAGGAACGTGTTGAGCAATTAGAAAAAATCGGCTTTACCGAACCCACCAATATCCAAGTCCAAGCTATTCCCATATTGCTGGCGGGTCGTGATGTCGTAGGTCAATCCCAAACTGGAACCGGCAAAACCGCAGCATTTTCGCTGCCAATTTTAGAGCGGCTGGATATTAATCAAAGAGCCGTGCAAGCCTTAGTTTTAACCCCGACTCGTGAATTAGCAATGCAAGTTCACGATGCGATCGCCCAATTTATTGGCGATGAAGGTTTACGGGTATTAGCAATTTACGGTGGTCAATCAATTGACCGCCAAATGATGCAACTCAAACGTGGCGTTCACATGGTTGTGGGCACCCCAGGACGGGTAATCGATTTACTAGATCGCGGCTGTCTGAAGCTTGATCAAGTGAAGTGGTTTGTCTTAGATGAAGCTGATGAAATGTTGAGCATGGGCTTTATCGACGACGTGATTAAAATCCTGTCTCAAGCCCCTGTAGACCGCCAAACAGCTTTATTCTCGGCGACAATGCCGCCGTCGATTCGCTCCTTGGTCAACAAGTTTTTGCGATCGCCAGCGACTGTTACCGTTGAACATCCCAAAGCCTCACCCAACAAAATCAATCAGGTAGCTTACCTGATTCCCCGCCACTGGACAAAAGCCAAAGCCTTACAGCCAATTCTGGAAATGGAAGATCCAGAAACAGCTTTAATCTTTGTTCGCACCAGACGCACAGCAGCGGAACTTACCAATCAATTACAAGCCGCTGGACACAGTGTTGATGAATACCACGGTGACTTGTCTCAACAAGCGCGGGAACGCTTATTAAGCCGATTCCGAAACCGTCAGGTGCGCTGGGTGGTAGCAACTGATATTGCGGCACGGGGATTAGATGTTGATCAACTGTCTCACGTAATCAACTACGACTTACCCGATAGCGTCGAAACCTACGTCCACCGTATTGGCCGGACTGGTCGTGCTGGTAAAGAAGGAACAGCGATTTCTCTAGTACAACCATTTGAGCGCCGCAAACAGCAGACATTTGAACGTCATAACCGCCAAACTTGGCAAGTGTTGACAATTCCGACAAGGGCGCAAATTGAAGCCCGCCACATCATGAAATTGCAAGGACAGGTAGCTGAAGCTTTGACAGGCGAACGCCTAGCTTCATTCTTGCCCATTATCAGCGAATTGATTGAAAAATACGATGCTCAAGCGATCGCAGCTGCGGCATTGCAAATCGCTTATGATCAAACCCGTCCTGCTTGGTTGCAAACAGAAGATGTGCCTGTAGAGGATAATTCCCCAACTCCCAAACCCAAATTGGGCAAGCGCCGTGAGTCTTCTGGCGAATATCCACGAGGTGGCGGTGGCGATCGCGATCGTAATCGCTCTTGGTCTAAATCAGACAACAACGGAGATGGCGACAGACGCAGCAGTGGAAGTCCCAAGCCCAAATTGCGGACAACAAACAGCCGCGATGCTTATCCATCACCTAACAATCAAAAGCTAGGTTCACCTACAGTCAGAGAATAGAGTCGTAACTGCTTAGTAATTGATTATTTCTGAGTATTTCC includes the following:
- a CDS encoding DEAD/DEAH box helicase; the protein is MNLSFQELGISQERVEQLEKIGFTEPTNIQVQAIPILLAGRDVVGQSQTGTGKTAAFSLPILERLDINQRAVQALVLTPTRELAMQVHDAIAQFIGDEGLRVLAIYGGQSIDRQMMQLKRGVHMVVGTPGRVIDLLDRGCLKLDQVKWFVLDEADEMLSMGFIDDVIKILSQAPVDRQTALFSATMPPSIRSLVNKFLRSPATVTVEHPKASPNKINQVAYLIPRHWTKAKALQPILEMEDPETALIFVRTRRTAAELTNQLQAAGHSVDEYHGDLSQQARERLLSRFRNRQVRWVVATDIAARGLDVDQLSHVINYDLPDSVETYVHRIGRTGRAGKEGTAISLVQPFERRKQQTFERHNRQTWQVLTIPTRAQIEARHIMKLQGQVAEALTGERLASFLPIISELIEKYDAQAIAAAALQIAYDQTRPAWLQTEDVPVEDNSPTPKPKLGKRRESSGEYPRGGGGDRDRNRSWSKSDNNGDGDRRSSGSPKPKLRTTNSRDAYPSPNNQKLGSPTVRE